The Wansuia hejianensis genomic interval ACAATTTGTTTTCATCCATCTTCCGGCACCTCCTATTCTCCCAGAATGGTTCCCATCTTTTTCAAAGCTCTGCTTTCCCTTGAGCGGACCGTATTTTCATTCATATGCAGCGCCGCCGCAATTTCACGGCTTTTATAGCCTGAAAAAAGATGCATGGAAATAATCAACCTTTCCTCATCATCCAACTTGGCAAAGGCCCGTCTCACTTCCATATGGTCCAGCATATCGCCCCCCTCGGAAGCCAGGTCGTCTGGGAGCTCCGCCGTTTTATTCACATATTCCTTCAGTTTCATCCTGCACTTATTTGATAATATTTTAAAGATCCAGCCGCGAAAAGCCTCCGCGCTGCGCAATTTATGTATAGAGGCAAAGGCATCCGTCACCGTATCGCTGACCATATCCTCCGCGTCATGAGTATTTTTCAGAGTATACAGCGCAAACCGGTACAGATCCTGATAAACCTGCGCATACAAAGCTGCGAATGCCTGCGCATCCCTATTTCTGGCCCTTTCAACCAGTTGTAGATAGTTATCCATTGTATCACCCCTCTTAGAACGCGTTCCTGTTTCGGTGTTCATCCATACAGTGTCCAAAATAATAAACTCTGTTGCAAAAGATACTGAAAATCACGTACCCGGCCCGGCCGCCATTGACAAGGCCGCCGGGCCGGGTACCGCGCTTATACACAAAGATCCGGCCGTTTCACCGCCGACCCTCAATTAAATTAAATTCTCCGGGTTCAGACATTCCAGCTCCGACACCACAAAACGTCCGTCTTTCCGTATCAGTACGTCGTCAAAATAGATTTCTCCGCCGCCGTACTCCGGCCGTTGGATCCACACCAGATCCCAGTGGATGGCCGACTGATTTCCATTATAGGCATCTTTATAGCAATTCCCTGGCGTGAAATGTATGGAACCCTGAATCTTTTCATCAAACAATATATCCTTCATCGGCTCCAGGATGTAGGGATTCACACCGATTGCAAATTCACCAATATAGCGGGCGCCCTCATCGGTATCAAAAACCTCATTAATCCTCCGGGTATCGTTCGCTGTGGCTTTGACGATCTTGCCATTCTCAAAAGTCAGCTTCACATCCTCGTATGAAAACCCCTGATACAAAGACGGAGCGTTATAGCTGATCGTTCCGTTGACTGAATCCCGGACCGGAGCTGTATATACTTCACCATCGGGAATATTCATATGTCCAGCACATGGGATTGCCGGAATATTTTTAATAGAAAAAGACAGGTCGGTGCCTGGGCCTGTCATCCGCACCCGGTCAGTCTTCTCCATATAATCCACCAGGCTTTTCATCGCCTGGGCCATCTTGGAGTAATCCAGATTGCAGACGCGGAAATAGAAATCAGCAAAGGCTTCTGTGCTTGTACCGGAAAGCTGCGCCATGGCGCTATTGGGATAACGGAGCACCACCCAGCGGGTCTTGGGTACCCGTATTTTATGATGCACAGGCGTAGAATAATACTTCTCATAAAGGCTCATCCGTTCTGCCGGAACATCCGCGAGTTCCGACACATTATCACTTCCCCTCACACCGATGAAGCAGTCCATCTTTCCCATCTGAAGCGCGTCCGCAGCCGCCATCAGTTCCATCTGTTCTTTTGTGGCATGTAACAGCACCTCCCGCTGGATCTCTGGTTCCTCATAGTGCGGGTAGGGAATTCCGCCTGCGTCATAGACTTCCCTCACAAGGGCTTTTGCCAGTTCTTTGGTATCCCGCCCTATATAATTAATGTATACCTGATCGCCTTTACCCACTCTGCAGGAATAGCTGACCAGATTATGCGCCAGCTCCTGAATTCTTATGTCCATAATTCTTCCTCCTGTTTCATTATAATGTTGCATACAGATGCTTAAGAGCCGGCCGCAGACCTTCCAGTCATGCGGCCGGCTCCATCCCTTCATGCTGCCCGCCTGGCCTGCTGCCCTCGGAAATAAATTTTATAACAGCTCAGCCATCACTGTCTTCTCTGTAGCTGACAAATACATTGCCCAGAGAGGCCAGCAGTGTCTCCGCATCGTCGGATGCCACAGGCTTCACCTCCTGCGTCGCAGGAGTAAACAACCAGATATTGTATATATCATATCCTATAATCACGGCCGTTTCCTCAGCGGATATCTTCGCGATTACCGGATAGCCGTTGCTGATCTGATAATAAATGTTGTCCAGAGAGCAGCCTGTCAGATTTAATACGGTATAACCTTCCCCCAGAGACTGCTGCACAGAGGCCTCATCGATCGGGGCCTGAAGAATTCCCTCAGGTATCCCGGATGTCTCCAGCTTGACTGAACTTTTTGTATTACCTCGTTCCCATACATACTGCTGACGGCCGTTCAGAACAACTCCCACCTGTTCATCCGCTTCCTTCACCGCATCATTTACCTTTGTAAAGATATTCTGAAGCCTTCCCTTGCCATAGACATAATACACATCCTCGCTCATGGCAGGAAGCTCAAGCACCGCCTCCGGCACCGTCTCCTTATCGATGTACTGGGTCTTCAGCACCAGAAGATTTTTGGTCTTGCCATTTACTGTAAATACAATTGCGACCTGTGTCCCCTTTCGTTCGCTGACATTCAGCCTGATAGATACAGTTTCTTCAGTATTCTGAATATTATTCATGATATGATCGCTGTCTGCCGGCGTAAATCCCCCGCCGGTGCGGGTGGCCCGCTCCAGCTCCAGAAGACCTTCTTTTCGCTTCACAGCTGTCACATATACTCCATCCTTCTGATACTCCTTGGCTATCTCCCCATCAATATTCTGAATGCAAATGCGGTACATGGCAAAGGTGATATTGCCAGCCACATCTGAGACAATATCTGTATCATGGGCAAGCCCATAGACAAAATCCTCGTTTATAAATCCCAGCGCTTTAACCTTTTCTCCCGCCGGAGCTGAAACCTCCATCGTCTTTCCTGTCTCCAGACTCATCACCGTCACATGGGAAGAGCTGTTTTCATCCATCTCCTCCATCCAGGCGACGCTTTGCTGGCTGTCCGACACAACGAAACAATCCGGATTCATATCATCCTGCAAAACAGTGCAGACAGCATCCTGCAGATTGATCTGATACAGGGAATCTCCCAGATACAGATACAGCATGTCCGCCCCATTTACATAAGAGAGCATTGACAGACTCTGCTGCATCACCTCCCAGCTCGTACTGACAGGGATGAACATCTTCTCTTCCGCCACGTTCTGCTCCGCGCTGTAGCTATAGACTGAGATTCCCAGCCTTCCCTCATGGTCACCGGCACTCATATACCCGAAGACCACAAACGAGATATCTCCCGTCTCCGCTACTTTGGAAATCTTAATCTCATGATTCAGGTTCTCTGTTCTCTCGTCCGGAGTTCCGGCGCTGCGGAAACCAAAAACCTTCGTTGCTTTATTGGCACTTCTGTTATAAGACCACAGCTCACCACTGGTTACAAATGCCACGATATCCGCGCTCTGGTTGCTGACGTATTGAACGTCCTTTCCGGTGACGCCCAGGTTAATCCCCGTATCAGTCAGAACCGGAAGAGTTCCGTCAAACACCTGCTCCGCGCTGCGTTCGAAATCCAGCAGTATGATTTGATCCTGTGAATTCCTCATCCGGTAAAATTCCTGTACACCATAGTATTCCGTATTTCCCTCCGAGTCCTTTGCGCTTATGAGATATTCCATGCTTACACTGACAGTCGTCTCATTGGCCTCCTTGATGACGGGAACAGCTTTCTTCACAAGCTCCGGCCCGAGGCTTCCCCACGTCACCTGATCCAGGCTGGAATGTATTGTCACATTATGGAAGCTGCTGTTGCTGGCAGAACTGTCGGGTTCAAGATAAGACGCCAGATCCCCGGACATCTCCTTATTCAGACAGGTTTCATAGAAATTCTGAACAAACTTCAGATATTCGCCCACATTCAGGCCGCCTCTCTGAACCAGGCGGGTATAGTAATATACCGGCGTCTCTGCTCCTATATCCACCGTAAAACGCAGCATGTATTCCTGATTCATGAGAATTGGCGTGTCCAGTTTAAAAGAAGCCAACTGCAGGCTTCCATCTCCTGTCAGATTCTTCACCTTGCCATTTTCGACCAGCGATCCATCCTCCAGAGAAGTCACCTGATAGCTGATCCCCTGAACCTTACAGTCAAAAGGCTGCAGCTGCAGGGTCAGCGTACGGTCTGTCGGAAGCAGCGTCAGGCTTTCTCTCTCTGCCCGCTCTTCAACCTCTTGCCTGTAGCCGAACATCCGGTTGACTGTAGTTTCCGCTTCCACCATATACATGACCGGCAGCGTGGGATACTCCATCCCCTTCGTATTCGCCGTCTCTTTTCGGTTTAAAATATTGGAAAATAAAATGACACCGGCAATAAAAACGCCGATAAGAACCCCTGCTTTTATAAGAAATCTTTTCATTATTATACTGCTCCCCTGTATATCATTAAGCACCATAGGTTGACAAAGGACTCCCCTTTTCCTCTGCTAACCTATGGCATCTATCTCTCGCTTGCTTCTATTGTAATCGGTTTACGTAAAATCGGCAACCAGAAATTTAAAAAAATCTCCGACATCTTCTGCGCCGGCATCTCCGGCGGTACATTTCGTTGTAAAGCAGCACCCCGATCAGGTCTCTTAGTCCCTCTCCCCGGTTCCGGTTCATCGCTTCCATCTCTTTACCATCTCCCGGCAGCTTTTCCTCAATCCGCCGGCAAATCTGCCGCATCATCAATTTGTCCGGATAATCGTCAAACATCATGCTTCCATCATATTCCATCCGGTCACACTCCTGCTCCACCAGTTCCTGTACCTGTGCGGCCGTTTCCGAATAAAAGGATTTCATCACCTGCAGATCTCTGTCCTGTTCCTTTTCCTGGTCAAACAGGTAAGGGACTGGATAAGCCATGTAAAATGGCATTGGCTTCTCATAGAACATCTGATAGGCTCCTATCCGTTGTTTTCTCTATATGATATGCCATACCGGCCGCTTTTGTGAAGGGTGGATTTTCTTAAAAATCTGTGAAGAACCTTGCCAAAACTATTTCCGGGGTTTACAATCACCCGTAAAGCAGAAGCTGCTGAGATTTCCGCTATGCTCACGTGGAAACACCCCTCGGAACATGGTTTCTGAACGGTAACACACAGAATTACTATTGGAGGAAATGATGGAAAATATTACGACGATCTATGAACTGGCAAAACAGTTAGGTCTGATAGACGCATTTTTTGACACCTATGGAAAATATATCTGGACAGCTGGTCTGATTCTGGCACTTCTGAACTGTCTGTTCGGTTACAAGCTGCGAAAGCTCTGGGGCGTGCTCTTCGGCTTCCTCGTGGGAGCCGCCGCTGGTCTTGGCCTCGCGTTTTACTTAAAACAATCAGGAAAAGTTGCCCTGGTGGCGGCCCTTGCCATTGGTATATTTTTTGCCCTATTAGCATTCCTGCTATACCGCCTGGGACTGTTCTTCCTGTGCGCCGGACTGTCTGCCTTTTTCCTGTGGCAGCTGCTCCCCTTCCATACGGGACCTGCCCTGATTGTATATCTGGTCATTGGGGCTGTCGTTGGAGTACTTGCCCTCGCCAAAGAACGTCTGACTGTCTCCCTTGCCACCTCCATAGGCGGCGCCTGGGGCACCGCCTGGTTCTTTTCTCAGCTGACCGGGCATCACCAACTGATACTGCTGATCTTTATCACGATCGCCCTGTCCCTTCTTGGTATCATGCTTCAGCTGAAGCCATGGAAGGATCGGAAATATTGGAATTCAGAGGATGAAAAAAACCGGCAGGAATTAAAAGAACAACGTGAGCGCCGTGCCCAAAAGAAAAAAGCCAAACGCAAAAAGGCCCGCCAAAACCGGAAGCGCAAAAGAAAAGACCGCAAAGAAAACCGCCGTCAAGACCAGAGAGAAGAGAAGCGCCAGGACGACCGGCGTGGAAAATCGTCCAGACGGCAGAACCAGCAGCCTTCCGGACAAAACAAGCCGGCTGACGCACGCTCAGATTTTTCTGTACACTCTGATTCTGCCGCACGCTCTGATTACGACGCACGTTTTGACCACGACACAAACATAGATTCTGCCGCACACAAGAGCCACGCCGGATACGCGGATTCTTCCGCTCATGCTGATTTTCTCGAACGTTCAGATGCCGCAGCGTCAGAAGGCACCCCTGCGCCAACAAGCGGCGCCTTCCCGGAATCCAATCCCCTGGACTTCTCTGATGTACGCAGCCAGTTGTCACAGGAAGTGGCGGAAATCTACCAAAAACAACAAGAAGAATCAAAGGAATAAACCGCCCTGCCTGGCAGTACGATTATTACGGTCCTCTGACCAAAAGCCAGGGGAATGGACGCTTCACGGCCAAACAGCCTGCGAACTGCTGATAAATTTTACAAAGTTATGAAAATTATATGAAGTATTATAGACTAATCTACAAGTTTGTGTATAATGATTATTGGAAATTGATACACAGTTGTATATCTCAGGATTGCAGAGGACAGAACTGTTACATTTATTTCTAGTTCATTAAAGAATGTATGACAGCATGTAAAGAATGAGAGGATGTGTCATGAAAAGGAAATTAGCAGGAGCGATTTTACTGAGCCTGGTGACGGCCATATCTGCGTCTTGCAGCAGGGGGGAAGTGAACGCCGCCGGAAGCGCTTTGCCGACGGGAAAAAATCAGGAATCGTCTGCACCGTCAGGAAACAGCCAGGATGACGAGCCGGAGATCACGCTGCCTGAAGAGCAGGAGCTCGCTGTGGATTACACGACTGTGAAAGGAGTCCGCGCTGAAGCCGGAGCCTATCTGGCCGTAGTTGCCAAGGGCCTGGACAGCGGATACTGGGATGCTGTTAAGGAAGGAGCATCCCGGGCAATAGAGGATCTTAACGAACAACTGGGCTACACTGGGGACCATGAGATACGTATGACCTTTGAAGGCCCCGGTGATAATAGTGACGTAGACTCACAGATTAATACAATTGATGCGGTGCTGGCTGAGAATCCAACTGCTCTGTGCCTAGCCGCCATCGATATGAAATCCTGTCAGCCACAGCTGGAAACTGCCCAGGATAACGGAATACCTGTTGTGATGCTGGATTCAGGGGTAGAAAGCGATCTGGCAGTCAGTTCCTGCATCACCGACAATCAATCGGCCGCGGCAGAAGCAGCTAAAAAATTGTGCGAGGCAGTTGGGGATAAAGGCCAAGTAGCCGTCATCGCCCATATTCAGAGTTCTGAAACCAGCGCCGACCGCGTGGCAGGATTCCGGCGGGAACTTACAGCAAACCATCCGGAAATTGAATTGGCTGAAGTGCTTTATGAAAATGAAGAAGAAACAATAGAAAACATGGTGCTGTCCCTTCTTGAAGCGCACCCGGATCTTAAGGGTATTTTCTGTACGAATGAAAGCATGACAGAAAAAATGCTGGATATAGCGCTGGACCTCGAAAGGGACGATCTGAAAATTGTCGGATTTGACGCCGGGGAAAAGCAAATCAAAGCTATAGCCGACGGAAGTGAGTACGGGACGGTCTGCCAGAATCCTTATGGCATGGGTTACGCATCCGTTGTAGCAGCCCTGCGGGCTGCAGCCCATCAGACGGTAGATGCCTATATCGATCCAGGTTATCAGTGGATCGATAAAAGCAACATGGAACTGGAAGAAAATCAGAAATATTTATATAAATAGGTGCGGTCATAGACAATCAAACGGCTGAAAATATTCTCCCCTAGGTTTTATATGATATTCCTGCTTTTCCCCGGTCTCAGGATGATACAGGATCAGCCGGCTGGCGCACAGGGCCAGCTGGCCTGATTCTTTTTTTTCTTCTGCGGTTTTATTGTATTTCCGGTCGCATGCGATGGGCATCCCTGCATGAGAAAGCTGTACCCGGATCTGATGATGGCGGCCGGTCATCAGCCGTACCCGGATCAGTGACCGCCCGGACGCCTGTGATTGAATACACTCATATTCCAGAATGGCTTTCCTCCTTCCCTTTTCTCCCTCTTTGGCAATCCGTGAGGTATTCAAACGGCCGTCCCGGATCAGTTCATCTGTCAGGATTCCCATGGGCGCTGCCGGAGCCCCGTCCGTAACAGCCAAATATTCTTTATACAGCATATGTTCCTGTATCTGGCGCGTAAGAACGGCGGCGGCTTTCTTTGTTTTCGCAAATACCAGAAGTCCCTCCACCGGCTGATCCAGCCTGTGTACTACAGCCAGATAAGGGATCTCCCTCTCCCTTCCCGTTAGTTTTGATGCGAGATAGTTGAGAAGCATATGCTCCAGATCCATCTCGCCCGCCCCCTTATTCTGAACAGCTATGCCGGACGGTTTATAGACTACAAGTATCTGTTCATCCTCCGCAATAATATTTCTTTTATCAAATATCCGCATATCTTCCTCCCAGTTATAATCTCATAAGAAGTATGCTGCAATCCTGCCGCCTTGTCAACGGAAAATCCACACGTTAACAGCCGTCCTATCGGATAATACCTGATAAAACGGCTGTTCTAATGTTCTTCTTTATTCAATTTTTTCCTCGTTCTCTTTCTCTAAATTTTATCTTCATCTCTCAATGAATTGTTCATTCCCTGCCTCGTAAGTACTTTTCATTCTTCTGCTGTTAATGCTTATGCTGCAGAATCTGAATTCTTACTTAGAAAGTACATATGCAGATCTATATAATAATAAAAAGTTTCAAATTATAATTTCTCGTCTTATAATCTTCCAGCCGTTCCTGTTATATAGCTTCTTCATGCAGATCCTTTTCGACTTTTCTTTCTACTAACGGATATTGGATTAATACTTTTTAAAATTTTATCAACCTCTGTCTGCAATTCTGATTCATATAACGGAAGAGCTTTTTTCATTCCGTTTCTTCACACGGACTGAAAAACCTTTTTATTATCTGTGTGGTATGTATTCAATATGAGTGCCAGCTTCATATTACCTTTCATTTTAAATTCATCATAATTCTTATTGATGATGATCTTCCTTTTTTCTCTCTTATAAAAGGTCTTTCTTGCGGGGAACTGCTATGCAATACCACTCTCATATTGAAGGTTAGATTCTGTCTGTCCCATTGGACTTTACCTCCTTCTTTATTTTCTTTCACCTGATCTTCTGTATCAGGTTCTTTGTATTTTTTATCTGTGATTGTATAATAGCAGATTACCCCATCTTTGTCAATACATTTCTTAAAAAAATTCATTATTTTCCCATTATGAAAATTTTCAGATTATTCTAACATTTAATTTTATATATTTCCTGTTTTATTCAGATAATTTGACCAATTTTGTCATTTACTTTCTTTTATTCATTCCAGGGTATTTATTGAACCCACCATCTGTTCATGGTAGAATAAAAATGTTTGAAACAGGAGGAATCCATATGAGTGTAACGGTCGCAGATATGATGAAGCTGCCTTCTCTGCAAGGCGCTAAGATAATAGCTGGCCGAAAAGGCCTGACCCGGATACTGTCTTCTGTATCTGTTCTGGAATATGCCGATCCTACTTTCACACAAAATGCCCTCTTTGACCACATTGAATTCTACGGTAATGAGATCGTTATCACCGCCTTTGCCAATATTAAGGACGATGTTGACGCACAGTGTAATAATATCCGGCGGCTGGCAGAAGCCGGCGAGGTGGGAATTATTCTGTATTATGTAGGCATCCTGATGCCCAGGGTGGACGCGCGCCTGGCCGCGTTGGCCGACGAACTGGATTTTACATTGATTCTGATGCCTGAAAACCGCATGGATCTCAGGTATAGTGAAGTAATCTGTGAAGTGATGGAAGCAATATTCCAGGACCAGCAAAGCAATATATCCCTTGTAACAGAGATCCTGGAGCGGGTATCCGCGCTGGCCGAACATCAGCGGACAATAGATACTGTGCTGAAAATGCTCTCTGACCGCATGCATGTCTCTATCATTCTGACCGGCAGCGACGGACGCATATTGAATGAAGCCGCCTGGCCCCGAAGCCGTGCCGGAGAGCTGCAAACCCTGCTTCCCACCCTCAGCCTGTCCGGACAGCCGGGTACTCCCCTGAGAAAGAACGGCCTGCTGATATACAGTTACGTAATCAACGCAGACTATTCTCCCATGAACCTCTATCTCTTCCATACAGGCAAGCCCTTAGAGCAAAATATACTCCGTCAGTTCACAGACGTCATACAATTATCAGTGAACCTCTGGAGCCGCAGGCACGGTGAAGTTGCCACCCGCGAACTTGTGCGGGCGATTCTCCAGGATGAACCTGCCAAGATGCGGCGTCTGGCAGATATTTTTCATATAGACGTTGCGTCCATCCATACCATGTGGATACTGAGCGCCTGCCAAAAAGCTTCCGAATGGGTATGCGAGGAACTAACCGCCGAACTGCAGCGGCTGCTTTCTCCTTACAGCGCTTCCGTTCTGATCGATGTATACGAGGATGTACTTGTCCTCTTCATGGATGGCCGCCAGTCTCTGACGGAAGAGCAATCGATCCGTTCGGGAATCCTCAATTCCCTGGAGACCCGGAAGATTTCCGCTGTTATGACATGCTGCAACCATCTGGAGCATACGGTAGATGCAAGGAATGCATTTCTTCTCAATCAGGAATGTCTGGAAGACGCCGGGAAAATCTTTCCGTCTCAGCAAGTATTTCAGTTGTCTGAAATACGGTTCGCACAACAGTGCCGGGATATTTTGAACCAGGGGGAACTGGCAATCCGGGAGGAAACCGCTGTGCTCGGCCCCTTGTTGGATATTCCTGAGGGGAAAGAATTACTCAAAACCCTCAGCACCTATCTTCTGGACGCACAATCAGGCATCACACGGACGGCTGCCCGTCTCTTTGTTCACAAGAATACGATTAAATACCGCCTCCAGCGCTGTTCGGAATCATGTGGCTTTCACATCGGACATCAGCCTGAGACCATGGCCCTCTACCGGGCTGCAGCACTGTGCCGTCTGATCAGCTGATGTATAGCAACACCTCTGGTCTTTGTCCCAAGAGACAACGACAGGGGTGTTTTTTTGTCCCTTCTTCTGTTGTTCCGGGGTTTCTCGTTCTTATATAATGAATTAAATTTTATGATGAAGGGGGAATACTATGAAAACTACAAATACAGGTTTTGAAATCAAACCCGAACAGCGGCAGAGCTGGCAGTCCATCGCTATGGTTTGGGCCGGCGGAATGATCTGCGTGCCCTGCCTGATGGTAGGCGGAGTCCTTTCACAGGGCGGCCTGTCCATCGGACAGATTGTGGTGTCGATCCTGATCGGTTACGGCCTGATCTGCGCCTATATGATCTGTATTGGAATGCAGGCCTGCGATACAGGCCTTCCGGTATCCGTCATGGCGGCCGGCGCGCTGGGAGAGAAAGGTTCAAAATATGTCATCAGCCTGATTCTGGCAATCGCATGCATCGGCTGGTTCGGCATCCAGTCCGCTACCTGCGGAGCGGCCTTCGCATCTATGGTAGCCGGAATGCTGGGCATTGGAACGGCCGGCCCTGTCATGACTGCCGTCTGTACTCTCATCTGGGGCATTATCATGCTGGCTACCGCCTGTTTCGGCTTTAAGGGACTGAAATGGCTTAATTATATCGCCGTACCTCTTCTGGTGATTGTATGCATCTACGGAGTCGTCGCCAGCTTCATCAGCAACGACGGCGCATCGGTACTGGCCGCCTATGCACCGGCCCAGTCGGCAGGACTGGTGTTTGGAATCTCCATGACAGTCGCTTCTTTCGCTCTGGGCGGCGTGATATCAGCAGATTACTGCCGTTTTGCCAAGAGCCGGCGGGATGTCGTGAAATCTTCCATCATCGGCGTAATTCCGGCCGGCCTGTTCATGCTGCTCATGGGGGCAGTAATGAGCATCGTCACCGGGCAATACGATATCTCCGCTATTCTGGCAAGCCTTGGCGTTCCGGTTATTGGAGTTATAGCCCTGGTTTTGGCCACTTGGACAACAAACGTTACCAACGCCTATTCCGGAGGCCTTGCCCTGAGTAACCTGTTAGGCTTTGATGAAAGCCGTTTCAAAGTCACCACAGCTGTAGCCGGAGGCGCAGGAACGGTATTGGCAGCTATAGGGCTTCTGAATATGTTCCAGTCCTTCCTGTCCCTGATGTCAGCGATTATTCCGCCACTGGCAGGAGTTATCATAGCAGCTTACTGGGTTATTGGGAAAGGAAAAAGAGAAAACTTCGAGCTGAAAAAAGGACTTTCCGGCCCCGGTCTGGCCGCTTATCTCGCAGGTGCTTTCATTGCCTGCATCACCGGCGGTACCTTTGCCGCTTTCCCGGT includes:
- a CDS encoding cytosine permease encodes the protein MKTTNTGFEIKPEQRQSWQSIAMVWAGGMICVPCLMVGGVLSQGGLSIGQIVVSILIGYGLICAYMICIGMQACDTGLPVSVMAAGALGEKGSKYVISLILAIACIGWFGIQSATCGAAFASMVAGMLGIGTAGPVMTAVCTLIWGIIMLATACFGFKGLKWLNYIAVPLLVIVCIYGVVASFISNDGASVLAAYAPAQSAGLVFGISMTVASFALGGVISADYCRFAKSRRDVVKSSIIGVIPAGLFMLLMGAVMSIVTGQYDISAILASLGVPVIGVIALVLATWTTNVTNAYSGGLALSNLLGFDESRFKVTTAVAGGAGTVLAAIGLLNMFQSFLSLMSAIIPPLAGVIIAAYWVIGKGKRENFELKKGLSGPGLAAYLAGAFIACITGGTFAAFPVLTTAAPWLNLPFFVGPINGIAVSFIIYIILAKLIKKGGTQ